Below is a window of Paraburkholderia azotifigens DNA.
ACGCGACGAGAGCAACGCGCGCCGCGCGCGCGAACCGTTGAGTGAGCATGGTGTTACGCGCCGATCAAGGCACGCGCATAGTGGTCGATCAACAGCGCCGCAAACAGCAGCGACAGATAAACGATCGAGTAACGGAATGTTTTACGCGCGAGGTCGTCAGAATATTCCCGATAAATCTTCCACGCATACGCGAGAAACACGGCACCCAACAGAACCGCCGATGCCAGATACACGATGCCACTCATGCCGGAGATAAACGGCATCATCGTGACGGCGAACAGAATGACCGTGTACAAGAGGATATGAAGACGCGTGTAGGCTTCCCCATGCGTGACGGGGAGCATCGGCAGACCGGCGTTTTCGTAGTCCTTGCGGCGATACAGCGCGAGCGCCCAAAAATGCGGCGGCGTCCATACGAAGATGATCAGCACGAGAATCCATGCGTCGCCGGGCACGGCGCCCGTCACGGCCGCCCAGCCAAGCGCCGGCGGCATCGCGCCCGATGCGCCGCCTATCACGATGTTTTGCGGCGTATAAGGCTTGAGCAACAGCGTGTAGATGATCGCGTAGCCGACGAAGGTGGCGATTGTGAGCCACATCGTCAGCGCATTGGTGAACGTGTCGAGCGTCCACATGCCGAGGCCGCCGAGCACGGCCGAAAACAGCAGAATTTGCGACGTGGTGATTTCACCGCGCGCCGACGGGCGCCATGCGGTGCGGCGCATTTTCGCGTCGACTTTCTGTTCGACGAGACAGTTGATCGCGAAGGCCGCGCCTGCCAGCAGCCAGATGCCGACTGCGCCGCCGATCAGCACCGTCCACGGCACCATGCCGGGCGTGGCCAGGAACATGCCGATCACCGCGCAGAACACGGCGAGCTGCGTGACACGCGGCTTCGTCAGCGCAATGTATTGAGAAATCCGGCTACCGGGCGAATGGGGGAGAGTTGTGCTGTCCATGAAGAGTCACGCTGGCGCGGCGTCGCGCGCGGGAACGACGGCGCGGCCGGGACGGCTATAAGCGATTCGAAAGTTTAACATAACGAGCAAAAGCAGCAGGATCGCAGCCCCGCC
It encodes the following:
- the cyoE gene encoding heme o synthase encodes the protein MDSTTLPHSPGSRISQYIALTKPRVTQLAVFCAVIGMFLATPGMVPWTVLIGGAVGIWLLAGAAFAINCLVEQKVDAKMRRTAWRPSARGEITTSQILLFSAVLGGLGMWTLDTFTNALTMWLTIATFVGYAIIYTLLLKPYTPQNIVIGGASGAMPPALGWAAVTGAVPGDAWILVLIIFVWTPPHFWALALYRRKDYENAGLPMLPVTHGEAYTRLHILLYTVILFAVTMMPFISGMSGIVYLASAVLLGAVFLAYAWKIYREYSDDLARKTFRYSIVYLSLLFAALLIDHYARALIGA